The proteins below come from a single Candidatus Bathyarchaeota archaeon genomic window:
- a CDS encoding glycosyltransferase family 39 protein, translating into MTTNVVSPQVSKRYLSRHTYSRSSLKALLTTYYPLICICVGYLLVAFSTGPYHNGDTSWEYDAVAGVRQYGMPYANGMYLMDQPPVGFYIQAAFFDLVGASFGNGAALVTLFGLGCVALVYFIGKILYNPTMGFFASLLFAFSPWHLVLSRSFLIDVPCLFFSLLSLAVATVAVRRGSFWLFAASGVIFAVAFNTKLYAVFVIIPLIAAFLYWRRGGIGRMAGWLAAFSLPVLAFSFIWYNLIAKTGLTSIFLHSDFFTQSVDLVPSYFFVPNFLVSYGLGWLFIDAALLSVFFSLAWRGVLRRYLVFDAVCLALIASVIGVNTFLGTTLDLHAPYMNAIKYDYQALPFFALLVAGLVSKGMVLYNLSASKAKSLLFKAAAIIGLVLAAAAVLYNMQRTNLFSTVEYLIFRVEPTVDAGYSLFNFHPTAAGSALMAMQYLGYAVALSGLLWISRHRIGALAMRLTGNKP; encoded by the coding sequence TTGACCACAAACGTCGTGTCCCCGCAAGTTTCCAAAAGATATCTGAGCAGACACACTTACAGCCGATCATCCCTGAAGGCGCTGCTAACCACGTATTATCCGCTCATATGCATCTGCGTCGGCTACCTTTTGGTTGCCTTCTCCACGGGGCCCTACCATAACGGCGACACCTCCTGGGAATACGACGCCGTAGCGGGGGTACGCCAATACGGCATGCCCTACGCCAACGGCATGTACCTGATGGATCAGCCGCCAGTTGGCTTCTACATCCAAGCTGCCTTCTTCGACTTGGTCGGCGCGTCTTTTGGCAACGGCGCCGCTTTGGTGACGCTGTTTGGTTTAGGCTGCGTGGCTCTGGTTTACTTCATCGGCAAAATCCTCTACAACCCCACAATGGGCTTTTTCGCCTCGCTGCTCTTCGCCTTCAGCCCCTGGCACCTTGTGCTTTCCCGTAGCTTCCTCATCGATGTCCCCTGCCTCTTCTTTAGTCTCCTCAGCCTAGCCGTAGCCACCGTTGCCGTCCGCCGAGGCTCTTTTTGGCTTTTCGCAGCCAGCGGAGTCATCTTCGCCGTGGCCTTCAACACCAAACTCTACGCCGTTTTCGTCATTATACCGTTGATAGCGGCGTTTCTGTATTGGCGCCGCGGAGGCATAGGACGCATGGCGGGTTGGCTAGCGGCGTTTTCTTTGCCTGTGCTTGCCTTCTCTTTTATCTGGTATAACTTAATCGCTAAAACGGGGTTAACCTCGATTTTTCTGCATTCCGACTTCTTCACGCAGAGCGTGGATTTGGTGCCCTCATACTTTTTTGTCCCTAACTTTCTGGTAAGCTACGGGCTAGGTTGGCTATTCATCGACGCCGCTTTGCTCTCGGTCTTTTTTAGTTTGGCGTGGCGGGGGGTGCTGCGTCGCTACCTGGTTTTTGATGCCGTATGCCTAGCTTTAATTGCCAGCGTAATCGGCGTTAACACGTTTCTGGGTACAACTCTGGACCTTCATGCCCCCTACATGAATGCAATTAAATATGATTATCAGGCGCTTCCTTTCTTTGCGCTTCTGGTGGCGGGGCTCGTGTCAAAGGGTATGGTACTGTATAACTTGTCTGCAAGCAAAGCAAAGTCTCTGCTGTTCAAGGCGGCTGCAATCATCGGCTTAGTTCTGGCGGCTGCCGCAGTCCTCTATAATATGCAGCGGACTAATTTGTTCTCGACTGTGGAATACCTGATTTTTCGTGTGGAGCCAACCGTGGATGCGGGTTACTCCCTCTTCAACTTCCACCCCACCGCCGCCGGCAGCGCTCTGATGGCTATGCAGTATCTGGGCTATGCAGTGGCGCTTTCGGGGCTGCTCTGGATAAGCAGACACAGAATAGGCGCTCTGGCGATGCGGCTGACAGGAAATAAACCGTGA
- a CDS encoding acyltransferase family protein: protein MDPESSGTSLPVDLIRTVAIVLVILLHAAIEPNPALSQMSPEGVALWWTSDIYNSIARVCVPLFIMLTGALLLQPSKTNEPLGAFFKKRWNRIGIPVLFWAGLYFIWDFLVRGEALTPTSFVQGLLAGPYVHFWFIYILIGLYLITPLVRVFVAYASWKVIRYFFLLWIVGTAVIPLLTLIADISPAATWFGESVFLLTGLVGYFILGAFWSKLKLRIWVLAAMFTLSTLWTIVATYFLVGALGESYSQFFLGATSFSVIVASVSLFGILASTSNVALQTRYPNASRVLAVISANTLPIYLLHIMVLETLQRGYLGFQLSVTTLNPVIEIPLVTALTLLICLAIIVPLKKLPYVGRIIG from the coding sequence ATGGATCCTGAGAGCTCGGGGACCTCTCTTCCGGTAGACCTGATACGAACCGTCGCCATAGTTCTAGTTATCTTACTCCATGCCGCCATCGAACCCAACCCTGCACTCAGCCAGATGTCACCGGAGGGTGTAGCGCTCTGGTGGACCTCAGACATCTACAATTCCATCGCAAGAGTCTGCGTTCCCCTCTTCATCATGCTGACCGGTGCGCTTCTGCTGCAGCCCAGCAAAACCAATGAGCCCCTGGGGGCATTCTTCAAGAAACGCTGGAACCGCATCGGCATACCAGTGCTGTTTTGGGCAGGGCTCTATTTTATCTGGGACTTTCTTGTCCGCGGAGAAGCCTTAACGCCCACTTCCTTTGTGCAGGGTCTCCTAGCTGGACCCTACGTTCATTTCTGGTTCATCTACATCCTAATCGGGCTGTACCTAATCACACCCTTGGTCCGCGTATTCGTCGCATACGCCAGCTGGAAAGTTATCCGGTACTTCTTTCTGCTCTGGATCGTGGGGACCGCGGTGATTCCGCTTCTAACCCTAATAGCAGACATCAGTCCGGCGGCCACGTGGTTTGGAGAAAGCGTCTTCCTCTTAACAGGATTAGTGGGCTACTTTATTTTAGGTGCTTTCTGGAGTAAACTTAAGCTGCGCATCTGGGTTTTAGCAGCGATGTTCACGTTAAGCACACTTTGGACGATTGTTGCCACCTATTTTCTGGTGGGCGCCCTAGGCGAGAGCTACAGCCAGTTTTTCCTAGGCGCCACCAGCTTCAGCGTAATCGTGGCTTCCGTGTCGCTGTTTGGCATCTTAGCCTCCACCTCCAACGTAGCCCTCCAAACACGCTATCCCAACGCCAGCCGCGTCTTGGCAGTCATCAGCGCAAACACCCTGCCGATTTACCTCCTCCACATCATGGTTCTGGAGACGCTTCAGAGGGGCTATTTGGGGTTCCAGCTTAGCGTCACCACCCTAAACCCAGTTATCGAGATTCCCCTGGTGACGGCGTTGACCCTGCTGATTTGCTTAGCCATAATTGTTCCGCTGAAAAAGCTGCCCTATGTCGGGCGAATTATAGGTTAG
- the fdhD gene encoding formate dehydrogenase accessory sulfurtransferase FdhD: MRQVDMTRLDLSAGAATAMRDWVAEEVPLKIIINDAYTFIIWCSPSQYKELAVGHLYAEDILHSIDELESITSDQTQNVCHVQFKADINIDERMENRRRGARIVPLLKASTAAYQKDHKLAVVNSDLTVKAQVILDAVAQMNQKATGFRETGGLHDSGIFTADGTMVAFSEDVGRHNTVDKVIGEALLKRLDCGGCFLVITGRVPGDMIFKAAKVGLPILASVAAVLNSGVASAEKANVCVVGFVRGKRMNVYTCPQRILL, encoded by the coding sequence ATGCGGCAGGTTGACATGACACGGCTTGACTTATCCGCGGGAGCAGCCACAGCGATGCGTGACTGGGTCGCCGAGGAGGTTCCGTTGAAAATCATCATAAACGATGCTTATACCTTCATTATCTGGTGCTCGCCCAGCCAGTATAAGGAACTTGCCGTTGGGCACCTCTACGCCGAAGATATTCTGCATTCAATAGACGAGTTAGAATCCATAACATCCGACCAAACACAAAACGTCTGCCATGTGCAATTCAAAGCTGACATCAACATAGACGAGCGCATGGAGAACCGCCGTCGGGGAGCCCGCATCGTGCCGCTTCTGAAAGCCAGCACCGCAGCTTACCAGAAAGACCACAAACTCGCGGTGGTAAACTCGGATTTAACCGTTAAAGCCCAGGTTATTTTGGATGCTGTAGCGCAGATGAACCAGAAAGCCACTGGGTTCCGGGAAACCGGCGGCTTGCATGACAGCGGCATCTTTACAGCCGACGGCACAATGGTTGCATTCTCCGAGGATGTGGGCAGACACAACACCGTCGACAAAGTCATCGGTGAAGCATTACTTAAACGCCTTGACTGTGGCGGATGCTTCTTGGTTATCACGGGCAGGGTGCCTGGCGACATGATTTTTAAGGCGGCTAAGGTGGGGTTGCCTATTTTGGCGTCGGTGGCGGCGGTGCTTAACTCAGGCGTCGCCTCAGCGGAGAAAGCCAACGTTTGCGTCGTGGGGTTTGTGCGGGGTAAACGCATGAACGTTTACACTTGCCCCCAGAGAATTCTGCTCTAA
- a CDS encoding ORC1-type DNA replication protein has translation MAAHTVFKDESKLDINYIPAELPHREKEQRLLMEFFGFVLRCPQRMAQRVILTGDVGTGKTALAQNFGANLTSQANRRGLKFRYVHVNCREFRGALQPILHRAVSVFRPNFPARGYGAEEILSALMQVLDEEDATMILALDEFDSLIEKEGSDAVYKLTRLQEMRQGQSQRLSFIFIMRNLDATAKLDESAQSTLQRSIISLQRYGKTELIDILCARVALAFELGAVSEDVVDLIAELAYSQTGNARFGIELLWRAGKYADAGDTGSVEAECVRQAVSSIVPSLRRSELASLGLHGQMFLLAVARYFKENEEVYASLTELEGAYAVVCEEYDEQPNSHTQVYSYTVYLSRLGVLKAEVASGESRGRSTRVSLPTIPAEELERQMADSIEAMRRQP, from the coding sequence TTGGCGGCGCATACCGTATTTAAAGACGAATCCAAACTGGACATTAACTATATCCCAGCGGAGCTGCCCCACCGCGAAAAAGAACAGCGGTTGCTAATGGAGTTTTTCGGGTTTGTGCTGCGGTGTCCCCAGCGGATGGCGCAGCGGGTGATATTGACTGGGGACGTGGGCACGGGCAAAACGGCGTTGGCGCAGAATTTCGGTGCCAACCTGACTTCTCAAGCTAACAGGCGCGGCTTGAAATTCCGTTATGTTCACGTGAATTGCCGCGAGTTCCGCGGTGCGCTGCAGCCTATTTTGCATCGTGCAGTCTCGGTTTTTCGCCCCAACTTTCCCGCCCGTGGCTACGGCGCCGAAGAAATCCTCTCTGCGCTTATGCAGGTGCTCGACGAGGAAGACGCCACCATGATTCTGGCGCTCGACGAATTCGACAGCCTCATCGAGAAGGAGGGCTCCGATGCAGTGTACAAACTAACTAGGCTGCAGGAGATGCGGCAGGGCCAGTCACAGCGACTCTCATTCATCTTCATCATGCGCAACCTCGACGCCACCGCAAAACTCGACGAAAGCGCCCAAAGCACCCTTCAACGCAGCATCATAAGCCTGCAACGCTACGGAAAAACAGAACTCATCGACATCCTCTGTGCCCGCGTTGCCTTAGCCTTCGAGTTGGGCGCGGTAAGCGAGGACGTGGTGGATTTAATCGCTGAACTTGCCTACAGCCAAACGGGGAATGCGCGGTTCGGCATCGAGCTGCTTTGGCGCGCCGGAAAATACGCTGACGCAGGGGACACGGGTTCGGTTGAGGCGGAGTGTGTGCGGCAGGCGGTTTCCAGCATCGTGCCTAGTCTGCGTCGCAGCGAGCTTGCTTCGCTTGGGCTGCATGGGCAGATGTTTCTGTTGGCGGTGGCGCGGTACTTTAAGGAAAACGAGGAGGTCTACGCAAGTTTAACTGAGCTTGAAGGGGCCTACGCGGTGGTGTGCGAGGAATACGATGAGCAACCCAACAGCCACACCCAAGTCTACAGCTACACCGTGTACCTCTCCAGGCTGGGGGTGCTTAAGGCGGAGGTGGCGTCTGGGGAATCTCGGGGACGCAGCACAAGGGTTTCGCTGCCAACCATCCCCGCGGAGGAACTTGAGAGGCAGATGGCAGACAGCATAGAGGCGATGCGGAGGCAGCCTTAG
- a CDS encoding GDSL-type esterase/lipase family protein — translation MDLEKKKPLVLLLVFVLLFSGVSILGFALNDLSPDNLRVACVGDSITERSGYTTKLQTLLGKDYLVGNFGVSGSAICGCSRLPYINQFQFSRAVAFNPDIVLIMLGTNDANRELTGSDQSLEEDYTRLIQSFQSLPSSPKVIIVKSPPIFTSEGDAYNNTNLVTNVNPRVSVLAAQMNLPTVDMYEAFGNHSEFFADGVHPNDDGAALIASTICDAITDYPY, via the coding sequence ATGGACTTAGAAAAGAAAAAACCTTTAGTGCTGCTCTTGGTGTTCGTTTTGCTATTTTCCGGAGTAAGCATCCTCGGCTTCGCCCTTAACGACTTGTCCCCTGATAACTTGCGTGTGGCATGCGTCGGCGACAGCATCACTGAGCGAAGTGGATACACCACCAAACTTCAAACGCTCCTCGGAAAAGACTATTTGGTAGGTAATTTCGGCGTGTCCGGCTCAGCAATCTGTGGCTGTTCCCGTTTGCCCTACATCAACCAGTTCCAGTTTAGCCGTGCTGTTGCTTTTAACCCAGACATAGTGTTGATTATGCTGGGCACCAACGATGCTAACCGCGAATTAACCGGCAGCGACCAGAGTTTAGAGGAAGACTACACACGGTTGATCCAATCCTTTCAGTCCTTGCCCAGCAGCCCCAAGGTGATAATTGTGAAGTCACCGCCGATTTTCACCAGCGAAGGCGACGCATACAACAACACCAACCTCGTCACGAACGTGAATCCGCGGGTTTCGGTTTTGGCTGCCCAGATGAATCTGCCCACGGTTGACATGTATGAAGCATTCGGTAATCACTCCGAGTTCTTCGCTGACGGTGTGCATCCCAACGATGACGGCGCGGCTCTTATCGCCTCGACAATCTGCGACGCCATAACTGATTATCCATACTAA
- a CDS encoding TIGR00341 family protein — protein sequence MKKIEVIVTPKEAPDGEKALKHMGLLYVHSKVLVEDEECSSYSALIPDEFAAKAMDKVSSVIDLRHKNNMVSMLVVEGVTSSFIERLKEKASKAKSALNPTEELVESTQRYTHLTWDLLATTLLATLIALSGLFLDNVIIIIGGMLIPPLLGPVNALAVNANLGHPKKLLNSQAIVLMLLAAVILLSALTTFIASQFISLPTTQQILIQVHVSIFDVLIALVIGIAAGLALRTELPENLFGVVISVALVPPATVAGIELALANEIFFVSALVLTLVYLLGLEFGCTLMLRLLGVSPSKYYQKGEAKRRSTYSIIMLAVLFVLLALIVYFLPFTA from the coding sequence TTGAAGAAAATCGAGGTTATCGTAACCCCAAAGGAAGCCCCCGACGGCGAAAAAGCCCTAAAACACATGGGGCTCCTCTACGTCCACAGCAAGGTTTTGGTGGAAGATGAGGAATGCAGCAGCTACTCCGCGCTGATACCAGACGAGTTCGCCGCCAAAGCCATGGATAAGGTTTCATCAGTGATTGACCTGCGGCATAAAAATAACATGGTCAGCATGTTAGTCGTCGAGGGGGTAACGTCGAGTTTCATCGAGCGCCTCAAGGAAAAGGCATCGAAAGCCAAATCCGCCCTTAACCCCACCGAGGAACTCGTCGAGAGCACCCAACGCTACACCCATCTAACCTGGGACCTGCTGGCTACGACGCTTCTGGCAACGTTGATTGCTCTATCGGGGCTTTTCCTAGACAACGTCATCATCATTATAGGCGGTATGCTTATTCCTCCGCTGCTTGGACCCGTGAATGCCTTGGCGGTGAACGCGAATTTGGGGCATCCAAAAAAGCTCTTAAACAGCCAAGCCATCGTGCTGATGCTGCTCGCCGCGGTGATTCTGCTTTCGGCGCTTACCACCTTCATCGCGTCCCAATTTATCTCGCTGCCTACCACTCAGCAGATACTCATCCAAGTTCACGTAAGCATATTCGACGTGCTCATCGCGTTGGTAATCGGCATAGCAGCGGGGCTTGCACTCCGCACGGAGCTACCGGAGAACCTTTTTGGCGTGGTGATTTCGGTGGCGCTTGTTCCCCCCGCCACCGTCGCGGGCATCGAGTTGGCATTGGCAAACGAAATATTCTTTGTCAGCGCCCTCGTGTTAACGCTGGTGTACCTGCTTGGGCTAGAATTCGGCTGCACATTGATGCTGCGGCTTCTGGGGGTCTCGCCGAGCAAATATTACCAGAAGGGCGAGGCAAAACGGCGCTCGACATACTCCATCATTATGTTGGCGGTGCTGTTTGTGCTGTTAGCGTTAATTGTGTATTTCCTGCCGTTCACAGCATAG
- a CDS encoding winged helix-turn-helix domain-containing protein, with protein MELEEVFSSKPRMKILKLIHQMQQLNVSKIASQINMNYSATAEHLRLLEAEGILEVRVYGRVHLYRFGESAKAKAVAALIEAWE; from the coding sequence GTGGAGCTGGAAGAGGTTTTCTCATCTAAACCCCGCATGAAAATCCTCAAACTCATCCATCAGATGCAGCAGCTAAACGTCTCGAAAATCGCCAGCCAAATAAACATGAATTACTCGGCGACAGCAGAGCACCTGCGGCTGCTGGAGGCAGAGGGCATCTTGGAGGTTCGGGTGTATGGCCGCGTGCACCTTTACCGCTTCGGCGAGTCAGCGAAGGCAAAGGCGGTGGCGGCGCTGATTGAAGCCTGGGAATAG